The DNA window GTCTTTTTTTTGCCAAGCGGCGCGTATTTTGGCAAATAAGCCACCTAGGTATTGATTGCCCTGAAACGGCGTAAAGCCTTCATATCTAGGGTTGGGTTGACCTGATTTTGCGTATACAGCATGATATTTTGAGGGACAGGTGATGGTGATGAATATACCTTGGTCGCCTGCTTGTTTTGATAACTCTTCAAAACCGCGCATCCTGACCATCAACTCCGCTTTTCTTATCTTGGGATTCGATACATTTAAATCGGACAGCTCTTTTAACGTGAATTGCTGCCCAATATCATTAGTGACATACATTGAATTTAATAAGTTGTCGTTTCTAAGCTTTTGCGCTTGTCTATTTTTAGTGGTGAAGTCACTGGCATAAATTTGTCTGTGCTTACTGACTTGACCTAATTGAATAAAACACGCTTCATAACACTGCTTGATTATTTTACTTAATTTTCGCTTCCACCATGTTTTGTCACAAATGCGTTTAACTGCGCCTTCAAGCGTTACGCCGTCATACGGAACGGCTAGCCCGTAGTCAGCTAAAAATGGTTGCGCCGCAAGTAGCACTTTCTCTCGCTTTGCGTCACATACATCCGTTAACGCAATAATAGGCGTAGATTCGCTTTGTTGCGCATTTTGGTCGCGCATTGACCTTGGGACATTCGTTAACGGTTCATTGTGTGTGTTTGCGTTAACGGCTTGCCTTTTTACGCATTTATTTGCTGACTTTCGCTTATATAACCAATGATATTCGTTGTTACGAATTCGCGTCACGCTTGCTGCGCAATTCTTGGCAACACGCATAATATCGTCATCGTCTTCAATTGATATATGCCGCAGTTCTTCTGGAAAGCTTTCATTAATACGTTTAACCGTTTGGCGCACAAATACATTGCGCTCAACCTCGTCCGCTATTTTCTCTGCACCTTGCAGCACTGCCTTTTGTAATTTGACAGGTAAAGGTGATACTTGCGCTTTAATAAATCTAGCATTATCTCTTGCGACTCTGTTCGTATGTTGTTCGACATTGGCGAACAGAAAAGACGAAGACGCATTATGTAAATCGTCTATCGTTTCACGCACTCGGTTATTAGGAGATATCACGCATACCTCCGTCCATCAATTCGTTACCCAATGATGAGATTTGAAACACGTGATAAGCCACGCCATAAATCATTAATGAACTGACCTCTATGACACCTTTTGCTTTTAACTGCCCCAAAGTACCCACTTTTAAATCAAGATTAATCAGTATGCCGTTTCGTTTAATAATGACCTCGCCAAACTGATTGCACGTGTCGACACATAGATAGGCTTTTGCGCCTTGGTAAAAGTATTCAAGATGATCAATGTTTGCTTTACTTAATGATGGCTTCATTTATGCGCCCTCACTGGTAGACCAACACAAGTTTTCATTTAAATAGCGTTCAATATCTTGCATGCGATATCGGATGGCTCTTGTACCTACTTTGATAAAGGGAATGCGCGCACCTGCCCATCTGTCTCGCTCAAGAAAGGCTTCGCTCACGCTTAAGATGTTTGCAGTTTCTTTAGTGGTTAGTAGCTTTGTGTTCATGGATATTAATTCCTATTTATCTTTTAAGCTGCTCTTTGCAGTAATAGGAATTATGCGGATGTGCGTCTGAATGTATGTTCTTGTGCTAAGCAAAAGAATTCCAGTGCTAAGCACTGGAACTTTTTTGAAGATTAAGCGTTATATTTCATCTTGCCTTGCTTGAGCGCATTTATCCATTTGGCAAATTGAAGATGAAGGTCTTCTGCAGCGCTTCTTAACAAATTGTTGTTATTGTCTCGCTCAAAATCAGCCTTTATTTTTAGCGCTGCTTTTTTTGCAGGCAAATTGGAGTAATGTTCGATAAAGGCTTTAAAAACATCTTGTCGTAATGGCTCAATATATTCAGACTTAGCTTTTCCTCCTTTACTCACTCGCTTGATGGTATCCCTCTCAAACTCATAAATGCATTCAAGCCTGGCTAAACTGTCTACTAGCTCATCTGGCAATTCGTTTAGAAACGATGTGCCTGCATGCCAAATAGACTGCGCTACAACATCATCTTTGTCTTTTGGCTCAATGCGTTTTGACAATGTAATTTTTTCAGCTGCTTGCGTTAACACCAATACAGCAAAAACTTCAGACCATAACAAACGTTTGATGGATGCATATTCTAGGGTGAAGTATTGACGCAACGTAAAAAGTGTTCTGGCTTCAAGAAGACGAACACTGTTTAACGCATGCATTGACTTGAGTCTATTGCGCGTCATTTCTGCCGAAAATTCTTCACCAAAATCGATAAGCCTTGAAATAAGAGAGGAAATGCTCGAGACATCTTTATCGTTACGCTTACTTAGTACATGACGCGCTATTAGTACTGCCTCAATATCGTCTTCATTTGGTTCAAAGCTAAACGGGCATAACTCATTACGTTCAAACACATTTTTACGCAAGGGATCAATCGGTGTTTTTTCACTTGATGATTTATTAGTAAGTTC is part of the Glaciecola nitratireducens FR1064 genome and encodes:
- a CDS encoding helix-turn-helix domain-containing protein, whose protein sequence is MNTKLLTTKETANILSVSEAFLERDRWAGARIPFIKVGTRAIRYRMQDIERYLNENLCWSTSEGA
- a CDS encoding replication endonuclease — translated: MISPNNRVRETIDDLHNASSSFLFANVEQHTNRVARDNARFIKAQVSPLPVKLQKAVLQGAEKIADEVERNVFVRQTVKRINESFPEELRHISIEDDDDIMRVAKNCAASVTRIRNNEYHWLYKRKSANKCVKRQAVNANTHNEPLTNVPRSMRDQNAQQSESTPIIALTDVCDAKREKVLLAAQPFLADYGLAVPYDGVTLEGAVKRICDKTWWKRKLSKIIKQCYEACFIQLGQVSKHRQIYASDFTTKNRQAQKLRNDNLLNSMYVTNDIGQQFTLKELSDLNVSNPKIRKAELMVRMRGFEELSKQAGDQGIFITITCPSKYHAVYAKSGQPNPRYEGFTPFQGNQYLGGLFAKIRAAWQKKDLAPYGFRVAEPQHDGTPHWHILLFTKPEDIESVQSIVRHYALLEDPGEQGAQENRCDFKLIDPKKGSATGYIAKYVSKNIDGEGLDKGIYGEDPITAAQRVDAWASCWCIRQFQQFGGAPVSIYRELRRLREPLAKDSPIEQARQAADESNWAAYNEALGGLNIKRKDRPVSIAYEASFNDETGECKTGYFDGEIIMKIKGLVYLGQTYVTRFYNWTVMRAAQKPFNLEFCK